A portion of the Methylobacterium nodulans ORS 2060 genome contains these proteins:
- a CDS encoding FixH family protein encodes MARADIKDYEFQLVKNEVKQGDATLDVRLVDKRTGKPVPDAVIFAKRIDMAPDSMEEMTSKIEQLPSPEPGIYRFKAKLSMAGGWRLSLGAKVQGETGTVENKLVLKAVK; translated from the coding sequence GTGGCTCGGGCCGACATCAAGGACTACGAGTTCCAGCTCGTCAAAAACGAGGTCAAGCAGGGCGACGCCACCCTCGACGTGCGGCTGGTCGACAAGCGCACCGGCAAGCCCGTGCCGGACGCCGTGATCTTTGCCAAGCGCATCGATATGGCGCCCGACAGCATGGAGGAGATGACCTCCAAGATCGAACAGCTGCCGTCGCCGGAACCCGGCATCTACCGCTTCAAGGCCAAGCTCTCGATGGCCGGCGGCTGGCGCCTGTCGCTCGGAGCCAAGGTCCAGGGCGAGACCGGCACGGTCGAAAACAAGCTGGTGCTCAAGGCTGTCAAATGA
- a CDS encoding IS1182-like element ISMno8 family transposase, whose translation MAKVFRSWDVDQGWLLPPSLHEFVPPGHMAHFVRDTVREALDLSAILDTYTEERGYPPYHPGMMVALLLYGYSRGLYSSRQLARACEERVDVMAVTGLNRPDFRTIAEFRKRHLAALSDLFVQVLRLCQAAGLVGFAHVAVDGTKLKANASRHKAMSYGRMKTTEAALAAEVEAWLAQAAEMDAAEDRAHGMDRRGDETPDWMADKQRRLAAIRAAKAALEAEAADPPAPEDESGPGASSGMRWQGRPLRGEDGGPPDRAQRNFTEPDSRILPTRDGFVQGYNGQIAVDAAHQVIVAQRLVTNAADYRALVPLIDDVSAHLGRKPREVSGDAGFATEANLTALQARRIRGYLPPGRARHGEAHAAGRRKLTKMPLMSAMAQRLKRAGRRSRYRLRKQVVEPVFGQMKQARGFRQFLLRGLEQVRGEWAMICTAHNLLKLAQAAR comes from the coding sequence ATGGCCAAGGTGTTTCGCTCCTGGGATGTCGATCAAGGCTGGCTGCTGCCGCCCTCGTTGCATGAGTTCGTGCCGCCCGGGCATATGGCGCATTTCGTGCGCGACACGGTGCGCGAGGCGCTCGATCTGTCAGCCATCCTCGACACCTATACCGAGGAGCGCGGCTATCCACCCTACCATCCCGGCATGATGGTGGCGCTCCTGCTCTACGGCTACAGCCGCGGCCTGTACTCCTCGCGCCAACTCGCCCGCGCCTGCGAGGAGCGGGTCGACGTTATGGCGGTGACCGGCCTGAACCGGCCCGACTTCCGCACCATCGCCGAGTTCCGCAAGCGTCATCTCGCGGCGCTGTCGGACCTGTTCGTGCAGGTGCTGCGGCTGTGCCAGGCGGCCGGGCTGGTGGGCTTTGCTCATGTGGCGGTGGACGGGACCAAGCTGAAGGCCAATGCCTCGCGCCACAAAGCGATGAGCTACGGCCGGATGAAGACGACCGAAGCGGCCTTGGCGGCCGAGGTCGAGGCGTGGCTTGCCCAAGCTGCCGAGATGGATGCCGCTGAGGACCGCGCGCACGGAATGGATCGGCGCGGCGACGAGACGCCGGACTGGATGGCCGACAAGCAGCGGCGGCTTGCTGCGATCCGCGCCGCCAAGGCCGCCCTGGAAGCCGAGGCCGCCGATCCGCCCGCCCCTGAGGACGAGAGCGGGCCGGGCGCCTCGTCGGGCATGCGTTGGCAGGGGCGGCCCCTGCGCGGCGAGGACGGCGGCCCACCCGACCGGGCACAGCGCAACTTCACCGAGCCGGACAGCCGGATCCTGCCCACCCGCGACGGGTTCGTGCAGGGCTACAATGGCCAGATCGCGGTCGATGCGGCGCATCAGGTGATCGTGGCGCAGCGGCTCGTGACCAACGCAGCCGACTATCGTGCCCTGGTGCCGCTGATCGACGACGTCTCTGCTCATCTCGGACGCAAGCCGCGCGAGGTCTCGGGCGATGCCGGTTTTGCCACCGAGGCGAACCTGACGGCGCTCCAGGCGCGTCGGATCCGGGGCTACCTGCCGCCCGGCCGAGCGCGTCACGGCGAGGCCCATGCGGCTGGACGGCGCAAGCTGACGAAGATGCCGCTGATGAGCGCGATGGCTCAGCGGCTGAAGCGGGCTGGGCGCCGGAGCCGCTACCGCCTGAGAAAGCAGGTGGTCGAGCCGGTCTTCGGGCAGATGAAGCAGGCCAGAGGTTTTCGGCAGTTCCTGCTGCGCGGTCTTGAGCAGGTCCGAGGCGAGTGGGCGATGATCTGCACCGCCCATAACCTCCTGAAGCTGGCGCAGGCCGCGCGCTAA
- a CDS encoding DUF1259 domain-containing protein: MRRQIASLFALSLVALAPPVQAAETWQQAIATGLGKPGTEMPGGVYRVSLPRTDLAVTLDGVSIKPALALGSWLAFRKAGENQVMVMGDLVLTEDEVNPVMTRLVEGGVEITALHNHLLRASPNPLYMHVSGHGEPETLAATLMGALGASRTPFGAETATGTPPAGHPGPASAGASPAPARATASDQAQPLDTAAIEAALGRKGKLNGGVYAVSVPRAETPRDHGMDVPEAMGSAIAINFQPTGGGKAAITGDFVLTADEVNPVIKTLRQNGIEVTALHNHMLGDEPRLFFMHFWANDDTAKLAKGLGAALKHVKVASGG, encoded by the coding sequence ATGCGCCGACAAATAGCTTCTCTTTTCGCATTGAGCCTGGTGGCGCTCGCGCCGCCCGTGCAGGCAGCTGAGACGTGGCAGCAGGCGATCGCCACCGGCCTCGGCAAGCCCGGCACGGAGATGCCGGGCGGGGTCTACCGCGTCAGCCTGCCCCGCACCGATCTGGCGGTGACGCTCGACGGCGTGTCGATCAAACCCGCGCTGGCTCTCGGCTCCTGGCTGGCCTTTCGGAAGGCCGGCGAGAACCAGGTGATGGTGATGGGCGACCTCGTGCTCACCGAGGACGAGGTGAACCCGGTCATGACGCGCTTGGTCGAGGGCGGCGTGGAGATCACGGCCCTGCACAACCACCTGTTGCGCGCCTCGCCCAACCCCCTCTACATGCACGTCTCGGGACATGGTGAGCCTGAGACGCTCGCCGCGACGCTGATGGGGGCGCTCGGCGCGAGCCGCACCCCGTTCGGCGCCGAGACGGCGACCGGCACGCCGCCGGCCGGCCACCCGGGCCCGGCCTCGGCCGGGGCAAGCCCGGCGCCCGCGCGGGCCACAGCTTCGGACCAGGCGCAGCCCCTCGACACGGCGGCCATCGAGGCGGCGCTCGGGCGCAAGGGCAAGCTCAACGGCGGGGTCTACGCCGTCAGCGTCCCGCGCGCGGAGACCCCGAGGGACCACGGGATGGATGTGCCGGAGGCGATGGGCTCGGCCATCGCGATCAACTTCCAGCCGACCGGCGGCGGCAAGGCGGCGATCACGGGCGACTTCGTGCTGACCGCCGACGAGGTGAACCCGGTGATCAAGACGCTGCGCCAGAACGGCATCGAGGTGACGGCTCTGCACAACCACATGCTCGGCGACGAGCCGCGGCTGTTCTTCATGCACTTCTGGGCCAACGACGACACGGCCAAGCTCGCCAAGGGGCTCGGCGCAGCGCTCAAACACGTCAAGGTCGCGTCGGGCGGCTGA
- a CDS encoding DUF2933 domain-containing protein yields MAHTGHVLSALPYLLLLACLLMHLFMHHGPRHDARRDG; encoded by the coding sequence ATGGCGCACACTGGGCACGTGCTCAGCGCCCTGCCGTACCTGCTATTGCTCGCCTGTCTGCTGATGCACCTGTTCATGCACCACGGTCCCCGCCATGATGCACGGCGCGATGGCTGA
- a CDS encoding alpha/beta hydrolase, which produces MLAIHSDVLDLLRLIRESGNPPLEALPPEQSRRLYLAGRRSLQPPPDQVSLVRDLHAPSQDGPVPLRLYRGMGTADDAVLPCLLYLHGGGWVVGSVESHDGVCRQLANLTAGCVISVEYRLAPEHPFPAAVEDAAAALTYVVAQAESLMIDPARIAVGGDSAGGNLAAVLALMGRDGVVPRTVFQALLYPAVDLTMTSDGYRRVTEGMPLTAATMRYFVSHYVPHHPERLDWRASPLRTTSLAGAPPALVLTCGHDPLCEEGRLYAKRLEDEGVPVTALHLSDQTHGILTMGKIIRATASTLTFMAHALCDAWTAL; this is translated from the coding sequence ATGCTCGCAATTCATTCAGACGTGCTGGATCTGCTCCGATTGATCCGGGAGTCCGGAAACCCGCCCCTTGAGGCGCTCCCGCCTGAGCAGAGCCGGCGCTTGTATTTGGCAGGCCGCCGATCGCTCCAGCCGCCTCCTGACCAGGTGTCACTGGTGCGCGATCTGCATGCACCGTCACAGGATGGTCCCGTACCCCTGCGCCTCTACCGCGGAATGGGAACCGCGGATGACGCTGTGCTGCCCTGCCTCCTCTACTTGCACGGCGGAGGCTGGGTCGTAGGCAGCGTCGAATCACATGATGGCGTGTGCCGTCAGTTGGCCAATCTCACTGCCGGCTGCGTCATTTCGGTCGAGTACCGCTTGGCCCCCGAGCACCCGTTCCCAGCTGCTGTCGAGGATGCCGCTGCGGCTCTGACCTACGTGGTCGCACAGGCCGAGAGCTTGATGATCGACCCTGCCCGGATCGCAGTCGGGGGTGACAGCGCCGGCGGCAATCTCGCGGCGGTTCTCGCTCTCATGGGGCGGGATGGTGTGGTGCCGCGGACCGTCTTCCAGGCCCTGCTCTATCCCGCCGTGGACCTGACTATGACGAGCGACGGCTATCGGCGCGTCACAGAGGGCATGCCGCTCACGGCCGCGACGATGCGCTACTTCGTCAGCCACTACGTACCCCATCATCCGGAGCGGTTGGACTGGCGCGCCTCTCCTTTGCGGACCACGAGCCTGGCAGGAGCACCGCCTGCCCTGGTCCTGACCTGCGGTCATGACCCACTCTGTGAGGAGGGCAGGCTCTATGCCAAACGGCTTGAGGATGAGGGCGTACCGGTCACGGCCTTGCACCTGAGTGACCAGACCCACGGCATCTTGACCATGGGCAAGATCATTCGCGCTACCGCGAGCACTCTCACCTTCATGGCGCACGCATTATGCGATGCGTGGACTGCACTGTGA
- a CDS encoding Cj0069 family protein, producing MSDTNPHPFKMAIVWWGDAEERAAARPETSRLKAIFAALERHGITAEPAVWSDALTDKVRAQLMSVDGVLVWVNPITTPGGEGRGVLDDLLREVAAAGIFVSSHPDIIARMGVKEVLYRTRKLGWGTDTHVYGTYVAFRAEFPERVATGPRVLKQNRGNGGLGVWKIERAAGVDVVVQEAWGSRRVRTIPLDVFMEERAVNFTAAGTLIDQPFQARHLEGMIRCYLSGDQVVGFGHQLVRALAPPEAGPAGPRLYFGPDDPRFQRLRGLLEQEWTPQMAHLLGLGLGDLPVIWDADFLLGPQTPTGEDTYVLCEINASSVFPIPDEAPEAIARTTFRRLEATPRSRASHSSTQADQ from the coding sequence ATGTCCGATACCAATCCGCATCCGTTCAAGATGGCTATTGTCTGGTGGGGCGACGCCGAGGAGCGCGCCGCTGCGCGACCGGAGACGAGCCGGCTTAAGGCGATCTTCGCTGCTCTGGAGCGGCACGGGATCACCGCCGAGCCGGCGGTCTGGTCGGACGCGCTCACCGACAAAGTTCGCGCCCAGCTGATGAGCGTCGATGGTGTGTTGGTCTGGGTGAATCCGATCACGACACCAGGCGGCGAAGGGCGCGGGGTGCTGGATGACCTCCTGCGGGAGGTGGCCGCGGCCGGCATCTTCGTCAGCAGCCATCCGGACATCATTGCCAGAATGGGCGTCAAGGAGGTGCTCTACCGGACCCGTAAGCTGGGTTGGGGGACGGACACTCACGTCTACGGGACCTACGTCGCGTTCAGAGCGGAGTTTCCTGAACGGGTGGCCACGGGTCCGCGGGTGTTGAAGCAGAACCGCGGCAACGGCGGGCTCGGGGTCTGGAAGATCGAACGTGCAGCCGGCGTGGACGTCGTCGTTCAGGAGGCCTGGGGCAGCCGCCGCGTGCGCACCATACCGCTCGATGTCTTCATGGAGGAGCGAGCGGTCAATTTCACGGCCGCTGGCACGCTGATCGACCAGCCGTTCCAGGCGCGGCACCTGGAGGGCATGATCCGCTGCTACCTGTCCGGCGACCAGGTGGTAGGGTTCGGCCATCAACTGGTCCGAGCTCTCGCTCCCCCCGAGGCCGGCCCGGCCGGACCCCGCCTCTACTTCGGGCCGGACGATCCCAGGTTCCAGCGCTTGCGGGGCCTGCTCGAACAAGAGTGGACGCCGCAGATGGCTCATCTGCTGGGCCTCGGCCTGGGTGACCTGCCGGTGATCTGGGACGCCGACTTCCTGCTGGGTCCGCAGACGCCCACCGGCGAGGACACCTACGTGCTCTGCGAGATCAATGCGAGTTCTGTCTTTCCGATCCCAGATGAGGCCCCCGAAGCTATCGCCAGAACAACATTCCGCCGGCTTGAAGCAACCCCTCGATCACGAGCAAGCCACAGTAGCACCCAAGCAGATCAATGA
- a CDS encoding ABC transporter ATP-binding protein has protein sequence MRCDRDRGLHIEDLRSDLAGPFDLVVPKGQIVTIAGPSGSGKSLFLRMIADLDVNTGRVRLDGRWRSEMPAPEWRRQVPYVAAEPGWWSDAIADHVAPEHRAAAEALAARLGVGARPFAGLVANLSTGERQRLALVRALVRETPALLLDEPTGPLDPVSTTAVEALLRERAAAGAIILMVSHDPGQSERLSARALRMAARRLEAVP, from the coding sequence ATGAGGTGTGACCGCGATCGGGGACTGCATATCGAGGACCTGCGCAGCGATCTGGCGGGGCCTTTCGATCTCGTCGTGCCCAAGGGGCAGATCGTGACCATCGCCGGCCCGTCCGGCTCGGGAAAGAGCCTGTTCCTGCGCATGATCGCCGATCTCGACGTGAATACCGGGCGGGTCCGGCTCGACGGGCGGTGGCGCTCCGAGATGCCGGCTCCGGAGTGGCGGCGGCAGGTCCCCTACGTCGCCGCCGAGCCAGGCTGGTGGAGCGACGCGATCGCCGATCACGTCGCGCCGGAGCACCGGGCCGCAGCCGAGGCGCTCGCCGCACGTCTCGGTGTCGGCGCACGCCCCTTCGCGGGACTGGTCGCCAACCTCTCGACCGGGGAACGTCAGCGCTTGGCCCTGGTCCGCGCCCTCGTGCGTGAGACGCCGGCCCTTCTCCTCGACGAGCCCACCGGGCCTCTCGATCCGGTTTCCACCACGGCCGTCGAGGCGCTTCTGCGGGAGCGTGCGGCAGCCGGAGCGATCATCCTGATGGTCTCCCATGATCCCGGTCAGAGCGAGCGTCTGAGCGCACGGGCCCTGCGCATGGCGGCGCGTCGGCTGGAGGCGGTGCCATGA
- a CDS encoding efflux RND transporter periplasmic adaptor subunit, giving the protein MSRSAWLAGTLAALAAGGAGYWAGHGSNPAPALLDRARTEFALWLPPAAAPPPAAPAPAPRGPVVYYQDPDGRPAYSLEPTRTPDGRAFRPVHASEDIHFETDDMEADGPADRPPDAPAGGEKKRILYYRNPMGLPDTSPVPKKDSMGMDYLPVYAGEDTDGSAVTISPGKIQRTGVRSETIERRVLSQPVRAPGTVEEDERRVSVIATRTDAFVETVESVTTGDHVHKGQPLLRLFSPEINAAAAQYLSAIGYEGARRRLENLAIPPEVIDEIERTRKVPAAITWTSPRDGVVVERNVSDGMRAQAGAVLFRIVDHSRVWVLADVPERDLAAVAEGQRAIVRARAFPDRAFTGTVTRIYPHLSTGTRTARLRIELPNPNGDLRPAMYADVEITTGSDAPVVAVPDDAVIDTGTRQVVILDKGEGRFEPREVKVGRRGDGYVEIREGLQAGAQVVTAANFLIDAESNLKAALQSMAAATPAPEAAR; this is encoded by the coding sequence ATGAGCAGGTCGGCCTGGCTGGCCGGGACCCTCGCCGCATTGGCGGCGGGGGGTGCCGGCTATTGGGCCGGGCACGGGAGCAATCCCGCGCCCGCGCTCCTCGACCGTGCCCGCACGGAATTCGCCCTTTGGCTGCCGCCGGCCGCGGCCCCGCCCCCGGCAGCACCCGCACCCGCGCCGCGCGGCCCGGTGGTCTACTACCAGGATCCGGATGGCAGGCCGGCCTACAGCCTGGAGCCCACCCGCACGCCGGACGGCCGGGCGTTCCGGCCCGTGCACGCCAGCGAGGACATCCATTTCGAGACGGACGACATGGAGGCCGATGGCCCCGCCGATCGTCCGCCGGACGCCCCGGCCGGTGGGGAGAAAAAACGGATCCTCTACTACCGCAACCCGATGGGCCTGCCGGACACCTCGCCGGTGCCGAAGAAGGACTCGATGGGGATGGACTACCTGCCCGTCTATGCGGGCGAGGACACGGACGGCAGCGCCGTCACCATCTCGCCGGGCAAGATCCAGCGCACTGGCGTGCGCTCTGAGACGATCGAGCGCCGCGTGCTGTCGCAACCGGTCCGCGCGCCCGGCACCGTCGAGGAGGATGAGCGGCGGGTTTCGGTGATCGCCACGCGGACGGACGCCTTCGTCGAGACGGTCGAGAGCGTCACCACCGGTGACCATGTCCACAAGGGCCAGCCGCTGCTGCGCCTGTTCTCGCCCGAGATCAACGCCGCCGCGGCGCAGTATCTGTCGGCCATCGGCTACGAGGGCGCTCGCCGCCGCCTGGAAAACCTGGCGATCCCGCCCGAGGTGATCGATGAGATCGAGCGAACCCGCAAGGTCCCGGCGGCGATCACCTGGACGTCGCCGCGCGACGGCGTGGTGGTCGAGCGCAATGTTTCGGACGGCATGCGCGCGCAGGCCGGCGCCGTGCTGTTCCGAATCGTCGATCACAGCCGGGTCTGGGTCCTGGCCGATGTGCCCGAGCGCGATCTGGCTGCCGTGGCCGAGGGCCAGCGCGCCATTGTGCGCGCCCGTGCGTTCCCGGACCGAGCGTTCACCGGCACGGTGACGCGGATCTATCCGCACCTGTCGACGGGCACGCGCACCGCGCGCCTGCGCATCGAGCTGCCCAACCCCAACGGCGACCTGCGCCCGGCCATGTACGCGGATGTCGAGATTACCACCGGCAGCGACGCACCGGTGGTCGCCGTACCCGATGATGCGGTGATCGACACCGGCACGCGCCAGGTGGTCATTCTCGACAAGGGCGAGGGACGATTCGAGCCGCGCGAGGTCAAGGTCGGCCGCCGAGGCGACGGCTATGTGGAGATCCGCGAGGGTCTGCAGGCCGGGGCCCAGGTGGTGACCGCGGCCAACTTCCTGATCGACGCCGAAAGCAACCTCAAAGCCGCGCTGCAGAGCATGGCCGCGGCCACTCCCGCCCCGGAGGCCGCCCGATGA
- a CDS encoding YncE family protein produces the protein MLLDQKIPLGNVRGRIDHLAFDAARHRLFIAELGNDSIGIVDVSDGKLVHRIPGLHEPQGIAYLASNDTVFVANAGDGTVRWYNGSDYASLGAMRLGEDADNIRLDQRTGQVIVGYGQGAIAVLAPDGTKLEEIRLAGHPESFQLGPQGSQIYVNVPDAHEIAVLDRDNGRQIAHWSLPSARANFPMALDPSGERLLVVYRKPALLAVFDIKDGSALAQVPTCGDADDIWVDRKRRRIYISCGEGALDVLQEEGRSYRELARIPTVSGARTSLFLPKLDRLFLAVRASNREGAAIWVFRPAD, from the coding sequence ATGCTGCTCGATCAAAAGATCCCGCTCGGCAATGTACGCGGTCGCATCGACCACCTTGCCTTCGATGCAGCTCGGCATCGGCTGTTCATCGCCGAGCTCGGCAATGACAGCATCGGAATAGTCGACGTCAGCGACGGCAAGCTCGTGCACCGCATCCCCGGCCTCCATGAACCGCAGGGCATCGCCTACCTGGCCTCCAACGACACGGTGTTCGTAGCGAACGCAGGCGACGGTACCGTTCGCTGGTACAACGGCTCGGATTACGCGTCGCTTGGAGCCATGAGGCTGGGTGAGGACGCTGACAACATCCGGCTCGATCAGCGCACGGGGCAAGTCATCGTCGGCTATGGGCAGGGTGCAATCGCGGTCCTTGCTCCCGATGGCACGAAACTGGAGGAGATTCGGCTCGCCGGACACCCCGAATCCTTCCAGCTTGGTCCCCAGGGAAGCCAGATCTACGTCAATGTGCCGGATGCGCACGAGATCGCTGTGCTTGATCGCGACAATGGCCGCCAGATCGCGCACTGGAGCCTGCCGTCCGCCAGGGCCAACTTCCCGATGGCTTTGGACCCTTCAGGCGAGCGGCTCCTGGTCGTTTACCGGAAGCCTGCCCTCCTGGCCGTCTTCGATATCAAGGACGGGAGCGCGCTCGCGCAGGTCCCGACCTGCGGCGATGCCGACGACATCTGGGTCGATCGAAAGCGCCGGCGGATCTACATCAGCTGCGGGGAAGGCGCTCTCGATGTCCTGCAAGAAGAGGGGCGGTCCTATCGCGAGCTCGCTCGCATCCCAACCGTGTCGGGGGCACGGACCTCGCTGTTCCTGCCCAAGCTCGACCGTCTGTTCCTGGCCGTGCGCGCCAGCAATCGCGAGGGGGCGGCCATCTGGGTGTTCCGGCCCGCCGACTAG
- a CDS encoding helix-turn-helix domain-containing protein has translation MYAHHQRLDSEEVQGLRREGGRFLKDLREARGLSQRQLATLVGAEYYTFISQLETGRGRIPPDRYRAWAEALGIEVRHFVQTLMRFYDPLTYEILFGAETDAEHLQGDADRPQRTTGG, from the coding sequence GTGTATGCTCATCACCAACGTCTGGATTCAGAGGAAGTCCAGGGACTGCGCCGAGAAGGCGGACGGTTCCTAAAAGATCTGCGAGAGGCGCGCGGCCTCTCACAGCGGCAGCTCGCGACGTTGGTGGGTGCCGAATACTATACGTTCATCTCTCAACTCGAGACCGGCCGCGGCCGCATCCCCCCAGATCGGTATCGCGCTTGGGCTGAGGCGCTGGGCATTGAGGTCCGGCACTTTGTCCAGACTTTGATGCGCTTCTACGATCCATTGACCTATGAAATCCTGTTCGGAGCGGAGACGGACGCGGAACACTTACAGGGCGATGCCGACCGTCCTCAGAGAACGACAGGAGGCTAA
- a CDS encoding sensor histidine kinase — translation MPTRWRAARPDGRSTNGNVSEPEFTLPETSRMRRLACCGRIQGVGYDKLAKRPRPDAAHVRRRSHACGLDQLFGGRWRAAFGPVGLTASVCELGDFYATIAEKKRITFTVAAELTIVHGDGELLFETGGNLIDNAVKFTPAGGRVSLTLPSQDGAHRRCLGKTVRCRCEGRASPGPDLP, via the coding sequence GTGCCTACGCGCTGGCGCGCCGCGCGGCCCGACGGGCGCTCGACAAATGGCAACGTCTCAGAGCCGGAGTTCACGCTGCCCGAGACATCGAGGATGCGGCGGCTTGCCTGTTGTGGCCGTATCCAGGGGGTAGGATATGACAAACTGGCAAAGCGGCCGCGTCCGGATGCGGCCCACGTCCGCCGGCGCAGTCATGCATGTGGTTTGGACCAGTTGTTCGGTGGGCGCTGGCGGGCCGCGTTCGGCCCGGTCGGCCTCACGGCGAGCGTGTGCGAGCTCGGTGATTTCTACGCGACGATCGCCGAGAAGAAGCGCATCACCTTCACAGTTGCGGCCGAACTGACGATCGTTCACGGAGACGGCGAGCTGCTGTTCGAGACAGGGGGCAATCTCATTGACAATGCTGTCAAGTTCACCCCCGCGGGCGGGCGCGTCTCGCTCACACTGCCGTCGCAGGATGGTGCGCATCGCCGCTGTCTCGGCAAGACGGTCCGCTGTCGGTGCGAAGGCAGAGCCTCGCCGGGCCCCGACCTGCCATGA
- a CDS encoding superoxide dismutase produces MTYAIKPLGCDPARIKGMSERLIVSHYENNYGGAVKRLNLIEEQLAGLDYETTPGFVINGLKREQLIAMNSMILHELFFGGLGQESEPGPVLRKALARSFGSFERWRSEFIAMGKALAGGSGWVLLSWSPRDGQLVNQWAADHAHTLAGGVPILALDMYEHSYQIDYGSKAATYVDTFMQAIRWENADRLFFSLREGERTTMTPG; encoded by the coding sequence ATGACGTACGCCATAAAGCCGCTCGGCTGCGATCCAGCTCGGATCAAAGGCATGTCGGAACGGCTGATCGTCAGCCATTACGAGAACAACTACGGCGGTGCCGTGAAACGGCTGAATCTCATCGAGGAGCAGCTTGCCGGGCTGGATTACGAGACGACGCCCGGCTTCGTGATCAATGGGCTCAAGCGCGAGCAATTGATCGCGATGAATTCGATGATCCTGCATGAGCTGTTTTTCGGCGGCCTTGGCCAGGAGAGCGAGCCGGGACCGGTCCTACGCAAAGCGCTTGCCCGCAGCTTTGGTTCATTCGAGCGCTGGCGCTCCGAGTTCATCGCCATGGGCAAAGCTCTGGCCGGCGGTTCCGGATGGGTGCTCCTGTCCTGGTCGCCCCGAGACGGCCAGCTGGTCAACCAGTGGGCCGCCGACCACGCGCACACGCTGGCGGGGGGCGTGCCGATCCTGGCGCTCGACATGTACGAGCATTCCTACCAGATCGATTACGGCTCCAAGGCCGCGACTTACGTCGACACCTTCATGCAGGCGATCCGCTGGGAGAACGCGGACCGGCTATTTTTCAGTTTAAGGGAAGGTGAACGTACCACAATGACTCCGGGTTGA
- a CDS encoding ABC transporter permease: protein MTPITLSATDLALAASLVVLDAGLSLALRLNLHRQLVLAAARMVVQLIGVGYLLRFVFALNDPVATLLLVLVMSLVAAREVAARPERRFRGFVTLAISLGSVLVATLATAGLALSTAIRPTPWYDPRYAVPLAGIVLGSVLNAASLTLDSLLGGVRRERSAIEAQLGLGVPFRQAAAGLFRTAVRRGLLPIINQMSAAGIITLPGIMTGQILAGMDPVEAVKYQILLLFLLTGASGLAALATAGLALRCLTDDRQRLRLDRLA, encoded by the coding sequence ATGACCCCGATCACCCTCAGCGCCACCGACCTCGCGCTCGCGGCGTCGCTCGTCGTCCTGGATGCGGGCCTCTCGCTCGCCCTGCGCCTCAACCTCCACCGCCAACTCGTGCTGGCGGCCGCGCGCATGGTCGTTCAGCTGATCGGCGTGGGGTACCTGCTGCGCTTCGTCTTCGCGCTGAACGATCCGGTGGCGACGCTGCTGCTCGTGCTGGTGATGAGCCTCGTGGCCGCCCGGGAGGTCGCCGCGCGGCCCGAGCGGCGCTTCCGGGGCTTTGTCACGCTGGCGATCAGCCTCGGCAGCGTCCTCGTTGCCACCCTGGCGACCGCCGGCCTCGCCCTGTCGACGGCGATCCGCCCGACGCCCTGGTACGATCCCCGCTACGCCGTCCCGCTCGCCGGCATCGTTCTGGGATCGGTGCTCAACGCGGCCAGCCTGACGCTCGACAGCCTGCTCGGAGGCGTGCGGCGTGAGCGCAGCGCCATCGAGGCCCAGCTCGGGCTCGGCGTGCCGTTCCGGCAGGCTGCCGCGGGCCTCTTCCGCACGGCCGTGCGCCGCGGCCTGCTGCCGATCATCAACCAGATGTCGGCTGCGGGCATCATCACGCTGCCCGGGATCATGACGGGCCAGATCCTGGCCGGAATGGATCCCGTCGAGGCGGTGAAGTACCAGATCCTGCTCCTGTTCCTGCTGACGGGCGCGAGTGGCCTCGCGGCGCTGGCCACGGCCGGTCTTGCTCTTCGCTGCCTGACGGACGACAGGCAGCGCCTGCGCCTCGACCGCCTCGCGTGA
- a CDS encoding DUF6894 family protein codes for MVQRFYFDLTDGLTTIRDNEGVEADDLADALEQAEAALEEMSASGELTDLEEGWRLVIRTGADTVLATIPIV; via the coding sequence GTGGTGCAGCGCTTCTACTTCGACCTCACCGATGGACTCACCACCATCCGCGACAACGAGGGCGTTGAGGCGGACGACTTGGCTGACGCCCTCGAGCAAGCCGAAGCTGCGCTGGAGGAGATGAGCGCCAGCGGCGAGCTGACCGACCTCGAAGAGGGTTGGAGACTCGTCATTCGTACCGGGGCCGATACGGTCCTTGCCACGATCCCGATCGTGTAG